One part of the Salvelinus fontinalis isolate EN_2023a chromosome 4, ASM2944872v1, whole genome shotgun sequence genome encodes these proteins:
- the LOC129853516 gene encoding transmembrane protein 230-like, whose translation MNALSSLRQGILNTKVRYSKLSNDDDGYIDLQFKKSPPKVPYKAIALATVLFLIGSLLITIGALLLAGYFEVTHADRTVPVLIIGILVFLPGFYHLRIAYYASKGYRGYSYDDIPDFDD comes from the exons ATGAACGCTCTCAGCAGTTTAAGACAAGGAATACTTAACACTAAGGTCAGGTACTCCAAATTATCCAATGATGATGACGGCTACATTGACCTGCAG TTCAAAAAGAGCCCACCAAAGGTCCCATACAAAGCCATTGCACTGGCTACTGTCCTCTTCTTGATTGGCTCTCTTTTGATCACCATTGGAGCCCTCCTATTGGCAGGATACTTTGAAGTCACA CATGCTGACCGGACTGTGCCCGTTCTCATCATTGGAATCTTGGTTTTCCTTCCTGGATTCTATCACCTGCGGATAGCTTACTATGCATCGAAGGGCTACCGTGGTTACTCCTACGATGATATCCCAGACTTTGATGACTGA